From one Streptomyces sp. SCSIO 30461 genomic stretch:
- the nuoE gene encoding NADH-quinone oxidoreductase subunit NuoE — MPQLPAPDYPADVRARLETDAKAIIARYPDSRSALLPMLHLVQSEEGHVTRTGMRFCAELLDLTTAEVTAVATFYTMYRRKPSGDYQVGVCTNTLCAVMGGDAIFEELKEHLDVGNGGTTEDGKITLEHIECNAACDFAPVVMVNWEFFDNQTPESARGLVDDLRAGRTVEPTRGAPLCTFKDTARILAGFPDERPGAVEAGGGAGPASLVGLRLAKGEAPQPRVVHPRGAAHSGEPPAEHVGSAEHLSSHDAPQQTSASDPSHSAGPVAEGSKDIDDPRDSKEGE; from the coding sequence ATGCCCCAGCTCCCCGCACCCGACTACCCGGCCGACGTGCGGGCCCGGCTAGAGACCGACGCCAAGGCGATCATCGCCCGCTACCCGGACAGCCGCTCCGCGCTGCTCCCGATGCTGCACCTGGTGCAGTCGGAGGAGGGCCATGTCACCCGCACCGGGATGCGGTTCTGCGCGGAGCTGCTTGACCTGACCACGGCGGAGGTCACCGCGGTCGCCACCTTCTACACCATGTACCGGCGCAAACCCTCCGGCGACTACCAGGTCGGAGTGTGCACCAACACGCTGTGCGCGGTGATGGGCGGCGACGCCATCTTCGAGGAACTCAAGGAGCACCTCGACGTCGGGAACGGCGGCACCACCGAGGACGGCAAGATCACCCTTGAGCACATCGAGTGCAACGCGGCCTGCGACTTCGCGCCCGTGGTGATGGTCAACTGGGAGTTCTTCGACAACCAGACGCCGGAGTCGGCGCGCGGGCTCGTGGACGACCTGCGGGCCGGACGGACCGTCGAACCCACCCGCGGCGCCCCGCTGTGCACCTTCAAGGACACGGCCCGCATCCTCGCCGGCTTCCCGGACGAGCGACCCGGAGCCGTCGAGGCCGGCGGCGGCGCGGGCCCGGCCTCCCTGGTCGGACTGCGGCTGGCCAAGGGCGAGGCGCCGCAGCCGAGGGTGGTCCACCCGCGCGGCGCGGCGCACTCCGGTGAACCGCCGGCCGAGCACGTCGGCTCCGCGGAACACCTCAGCTCCCATGACGCACCGCAGCAGACGTCCGCCTCGGACCCCTCGCACTCCGCGGGCCCGGTAGCCGAGGGCTCCAAGGACATCGACGACCCAAGGGACTCCAAGGAGGGGGAGTGA
- a CDS encoding NADH-quinone oxidoreductase subunit D, which produces MTTPSAHPSPDHRPSSGPSGTTLSSARETTEGTVYTVTGGDWDEIAQSAAKADDERIVVNMGPQHPSTHGVLRLILEIDGETVTEARCGIGYLHTGIEKNLEYRTWTQGTTFVTRMDYLTPFFNETAYCLAVEKLLGIEDQIPDRASVIRVLLMELNRLSSHLVCIATGGMELGATTIMIYGFRDRELILDIYELITGLRMNHAYIRPGGLAQDLPPGAVDQIREFVKKMKKNLPEYDKLATGNPIFKARMQGVGHLDLTGCMALGATGPILRSTGLPHDLRKSDPYCGYENYEFDVPTAETCDSYGRFLIRLEEMRQSLRLVEQCLDRLAPGPVMVADKKIAWPAQLALGPDGLGNSLDHIKKIMGTSMEALIHHFKLVTEGFRVPAGQAYAAVESPKGELGVHVVSDGGTRPYRVHFRDPSFTNLQSMAAMCEGGQVADVIVAVASIDPVMGGVDR; this is translated from the coding sequence GTGACCACCCCATCTGCCCACCCGTCACCGGACCACCGCCCCTCGTCGGGTCCCTCCGGGACGACTCTCTCGTCGGCTCGCGAGACCACCGAGGGCACCGTCTACACGGTCACCGGTGGCGACTGGGACGAGATCGCCCAGAGCGCGGCCAAGGCCGACGACGAGCGCATCGTCGTCAACATGGGCCCCCAGCACCCGTCCACCCACGGAGTGCTCCGCCTGATCCTGGAGATCGACGGCGAGACCGTCACCGAGGCGCGCTGCGGCATCGGCTACCTCCACACCGGTATCGAGAAGAACCTCGAATACCGGACCTGGACGCAGGGCACCACCTTCGTCACGCGCATGGACTATCTGACGCCGTTCTTCAACGAGACGGCGTACTGCCTCGCGGTCGAGAAGCTGCTCGGCATCGAGGACCAGATCCCGGATCGCGCCTCCGTCATCCGGGTGCTCCTCATGGAGCTCAACCGGCTCTCCTCCCACCTGGTGTGCATCGCCACCGGCGGTATGGAGCTCGGCGCCACCACGATCATGATCTACGGATTCCGTGATCGTGAACTCATTCTCGACATCTACGAGCTCATCACCGGCCTGCGGATGAACCACGCGTACATCCGTCCCGGCGGACTGGCTCAGGACCTGCCCCCGGGCGCCGTGGACCAGATCCGCGAGTTCGTGAAGAAGATGAAGAAGAACCTCCCGGAGTACGACAAGCTCGCCACCGGGAACCCGATCTTCAAGGCCCGGATGCAGGGTGTCGGCCATCTCGACCTCACCGGCTGCATGGCGCTCGGCGCGACCGGCCCGATCCTGCGTTCCACCGGCCTGCCGCACGACCTGCGCAAGTCCGACCCGTACTGCGGCTACGAGAACTACGAGTTCGACGTGCCGACCGCCGAGACCTGCGACTCCTACGGCCGCTTCCTCATCCGCCTCGAGGAGATGCGCCAGTCACTGCGGCTCGTCGAGCAGTGCCTGGACCGGCTGGCCCCGGGTCCGGTCATGGTCGCCGACAAGAAGATCGCCTGGCCCGCGCAGCTCGCGCTCGGACCCGACGGACTCGGCAACTCACTCGACCACATCAAGAAGATCATGGGCACCTCGATGGAGGCCCTGATCCACCACTTCAAGCTGGTCACCGAGGGCTTCCGGGTCCCTGCCGGGCAGGCCTACGCGGCGGTCGAGTCGCCCAAGGGCGAGCTCGGCGTCCATGTGGTCTCCGACGGCGGCACCCGCCCCTACCGGGTCCACTTCCGGGACCCCTCGTTCACCAATCTCCAGTCCATGGCGGCGATGTGCGAGGGCGGCCAGGTGGCCGACGTGATCGTCGCCGTCGCGTCCATCGACCCCGTGATGGGAGGTGTCGACCGGTGA